The Lycium barbarum isolate Lr01 chromosome 9, ASM1917538v2, whole genome shotgun sequence genome has a segment encoding these proteins:
- the LOC132611260 gene encoding uncharacterized protein LOC132611260, producing MKRTTSDDEDGGAKKAPRLSPGPSRQGPSYSIETDPSEDSPEDSYDTDPSEDPSTTPPESPNPGAEDPVEDGYDTDISEDLAMTPPELLTSEEEDSHEAGPSEHSSGMTQEEIFKYAPALIIRENLDSPATSESAMDFSCSWPGSPVGQDLFDRPYPSDSDAGDNGNRVGREQTGVDDSGHTSHGSSPGTDAPGDTPPA from the coding sequence atgaagaggacgacttccgacgatgaggatgggggtgccaagaaggcccccaggttgtcaccggggccgagtaggcagggccccagttactcgatcgagacggatccttcggaggattccccggaggatagctacgatacggatccgtcggaggacccatctacgactcctccagagtccccgaaccctggagcagaggatcccgtggaggatggctacgatacagatatctcggaggatttggcgatgacccctccggagcttcttacctctgaggaggaggatagtcatgaggcaggcccgtcggagcattcttctgggatgacgcaggaggagattttcaagtatgcaccagctcttattattagggagaaccttgatagcccggccacctcggagagtgctatggatttctcctgttcttggcctgggtcaccagtgggccaggatttgtttgatcgtccatacccctccgattcagatgcgggtgataatggaaACCGGGTAGGTAGGGAGCAGACAGGCGTGGATGATAGTgggcatacctctcacggcagctccccag